In a genomic window of Streptomyces roseoviridis:
- a CDS encoding class I SAM-dependent methyltransferase: MGETLLDYDAEAAHYDETRGGVPRAEAAADAVLRLLPPGTRTLLDLACGTGLVTERLARPGLAVYGADAAHAMLRTAAGRVPGRLVRADARRLPLPDGSVDAVSAVWLLHLVPFTEEIVAEAARVLRPGGVFLTTVDKDAAHDVGSDVDALLRPHRATGAGSDHAGRVTAYAAAHGLTPAPGTTFVGHGQGATPRGTAEKLRRGHYASWFRGTAADTDALCAALAGLPDQDRPRADPAYPLVCYVRRG; the protein is encoded by the coding sequence ATGGGGGAGACGCTTCTCGACTACGACGCCGAGGCCGCGCACTACGACGAGACCCGTGGCGGCGTGCCACGCGCCGAGGCCGCCGCCGACGCCGTGCTGCGGCTCCTGCCGCCCGGCACCCGCACCCTGCTCGACCTCGCGTGCGGCACCGGCCTCGTCACCGAACGCCTCGCCCGGCCCGGACTGGCCGTCTACGGAGCCGACGCCGCCCACGCCATGCTGCGCACCGCCGCCGGCCGCGTCCCGGGCCGGCTCGTGCGCGCCGACGCCCGCCGGCTCCCGCTGCCGGACGGATCCGTCGACGCCGTCAGCGCCGTGTGGCTGCTGCACCTCGTGCCCTTCACCGAGGAGATCGTCGCCGAGGCGGCCCGGGTGCTGCGGCCCGGCGGCGTGTTCCTCACCACCGTCGACAAGGACGCCGCCCATGACGTCGGCAGCGACGTCGACGCGCTGCTCCGCCCCCACCGCGCGACCGGCGCCGGCTCCGACCACGCCGGCCGCGTCACGGCGTACGCCGCCGCCCACGGCCTGACCCCGGCGCCCGGCACCACCTTCGTCGGACACGGGCAGGGCGCCACCCCGCGCGGCACGGCCGAGAAGCTGCGCCGCGGCCACTACGCCTCCTGGTTCCGGGGGACCGCCGCCGACACCGACGCCCTGTGCGCCGCCCTCGCCGGCCT
- a CDS encoding 4a-hydroxytetrahydrobiopterin dehydratase: MPTQPLSQKEIEDRLRELPGWSVDSDRLTRGYRLADHFAATAFVVHIAQIQQELDHHSDLTLGYNSVTLAVNTHSAGGALTEKDFELAERVDAVAPGHGAN; the protein is encoded by the coding sequence GTGCCCACACAGCCCCTGTCGCAGAAGGAGATCGAGGACCGCCTGCGCGAGCTGCCGGGCTGGTCCGTCGACAGCGACCGGCTCACCCGCGGCTATCGCCTCGCCGACCACTTCGCCGCGACCGCGTTCGTCGTCCACATCGCCCAGATCCAGCAGGAGCTCGACCACCACAGTGATCTGACGCTCGGTTACAACAGCGTCACCCTGGCGGTGAACACCCACTCGGCGGGCGGAGCCCTCACCGAGAAGGACTTCGAACTGGCCGAGCGGGTCGACGCGGTGGCGCCCGGCCACGGGGCGAACTGA
- a CDS encoding helix-turn-helix transcriptional regulator, whose amino-acid sequence MTTVATDTGVGPLLRGWREQRRLSQLELALRAESSARHISFIETGRSRPSEEMVLRLAEHLDVPVRERNALLLAAGYAPRFSESPLDAPELETLREGIERLLRGYEPYPALVVDGSYTVVAANRGIEMLMAGLPEHLLAPPLNAMRITLHPEGLAPRILNLREWRGHLLAQMERQIGLARSEALRALYEEVAAYPLPEGAGGPGDREDPEPYPYFALPMRIEHDGQVLSFVSSISTFNTPMDVTVAELAIETFLPADPATVAYLQAQRELPLNG is encoded by the coding sequence ATGACAACTGTCGCGACCGACACGGGTGTGGGGCCCCTGCTGCGCGGTTGGCGCGAGCAGCGGCGGCTGAGCCAGCTGGAGCTGGCGCTGCGGGCGGAGTCGTCCGCCCGGCACATCTCCTTCATCGAGACCGGTCGCTCGCGGCCGAGCGAGGAGATGGTCCTCCGGCTGGCGGAGCACCTGGACGTGCCGGTGCGGGAGCGCAACGCCCTGCTGCTCGCGGCGGGTTACGCCCCGCGGTTCAGCGAGTCCCCGCTCGACGCTCCGGAGCTGGAGACGCTGCGCGAGGGGATCGAACGGCTGCTGCGGGGCTACGAGCCCTATCCTGCGCTCGTGGTGGACGGCTCCTACACGGTGGTGGCGGCCAACCGGGGCATCGAGATGCTGATGGCGGGACTGCCGGAGCACCTGCTGGCGCCGCCGCTGAACGCCATGCGGATCACGCTGCACCCGGAGGGCCTGGCACCGCGCATCCTCAACCTGCGGGAGTGGCGGGGGCACCTGCTGGCCCAGATGGAGCGTCAGATCGGGCTCGCGCGTTCGGAGGCGCTGCGCGCGCTGTACGAGGAGGTGGCGGCGTACCCGCTGCCGGAGGGGGCGGGCGGTCCCGGGGACCGGGAGGACCCGGAACCGTATCCGTACTTCGCGCTGCCGATGAGGATCGAGCACGACGGGCAGGTGCTGTCGTTCGTGTCGTCGATCTCCACCTTCAACACGCCGATGGACGTGACGGTCGCCGAGCTGGCCATCGAGACGTTCCTCCCGGCCGACCCGGCGACGGTCGCGTATCTGCAGGCCCAGCGGGAGCTCCCCCTCAACGGGTAG
- a CDS encoding amino acid permease: MSTAPTSTSSPETLLAASSEAVSSEAASSEAAPAPAAPGAGGEQPAHSRHARRFGLPVATALVMGNIIGGGIFLLPASVAPFGTISLVAFGILTLGAIALALVFGRLAHRLPRTGGPYVYARAAFGDFAGFLAAWSYWITAWVSNAALAVAAVGYLDVLVPIHDSKAATIGAALLIQWLPALANLAGTRYVGAVQIVATVLKFVPLLLVAIGGFLFFDSANLGPFQATGGSALGAVSASAAILLFSYLGVESAAVSAGEVRDPRRNVGRATVLGTLGAATLYLLGTLSVFGTVAHDKLVTSTAPFSDAVNVMFGGSWGGAAVACMALVSMVGALNGWTLLSAQAPYAAARDGLFPKVFTVKRRGVPTVGVLVTVVLASLLTVYNYTAGTKGVFEILVLVTTFTATVPYLLSTAAQIYFLLSGQSEKVSRARLVRDGVLALAAFGFSLWLVAGSGYAAVYQGVLFLFAGVLVYAAMAARKGRAAATAG, encoded by the coding sequence ATGAGCACGGCCCCCACCAGCACGTCTTCCCCCGAGACCCTCCTCGCCGCTTCGTCCGAGGCCGTTTCCTCCGAGGCTGCTTCCTCCGAGGCCGCGCCGGCACCGGCGGCACCCGGAGCCGGGGGCGAGCAGCCGGCGCACAGCCGCCACGCCCGGCGCTTCGGCCTCCCCGTCGCCACCGCCCTCGTCATGGGCAACATCATCGGCGGCGGCATCTTCCTCCTCCCCGCCTCCGTCGCCCCCTTCGGCACCATCAGCCTCGTCGCCTTCGGCATCCTCACCCTCGGCGCGATCGCCCTCGCCCTCGTCTTCGGCCGGCTCGCCCACCGCCTCCCGCGGACCGGCGGCCCCTACGTCTACGCCCGCGCCGCCTTCGGCGACTTCGCCGGCTTCCTCGCGGCCTGGTCGTACTGGATCACCGCCTGGGTCTCCAACGCGGCCCTCGCCGTCGCCGCCGTCGGCTACCTCGACGTCCTCGTCCCGATCCACGACTCCAAGGCCGCCACCATCGGCGCCGCCCTGCTGATCCAGTGGCTGCCCGCGCTCGCCAACCTGGCCGGCACCCGCTACGTCGGAGCCGTGCAGATCGTCGCCACCGTCCTGAAGTTCGTCCCGCTGCTCCTGGTCGCCATCGGCGGGTTCCTCTTCTTCGACAGCGCCAACCTCGGCCCCTTCCAGGCGACCGGCGGCAGCGCGCTCGGCGCGGTCTCCGCCTCCGCCGCGATCCTGCTCTTCAGCTACCTCGGCGTCGAGTCCGCCGCCGTCAGCGCCGGGGAGGTCCGCGACCCGCGCCGCAACGTCGGCCGCGCCACCGTCCTCGGCACCCTCGGCGCCGCCACGCTCTACCTCCTCGGCACCCTCTCCGTCTTCGGCACCGTCGCCCACGACAAGCTGGTCACCTCCACGGCGCCGTTCTCCGACGCGGTGAACGTCATGTTCGGCGGCTCCTGGGGCGGCGCGGCCGTCGCCTGCATGGCGCTCGTCTCCATGGTCGGCGCGCTCAACGGCTGGACCCTGCTCAGCGCCCAGGCACCGTACGCCGCCGCCCGCGACGGACTCTTCCCGAAGGTCTTCACGGTCAAGCGGCGCGGCGTGCCCACCGTCGGCGTCCTCGTCACCGTCGTCCTCGCCTCGCTCCTGACGGTCTACAACTACACCGCCGGCACGAAGGGCGTCTTCGAGATCCTCGTGCTCGTCACCACCTTCACCGCCACCGTGCCCTACCTGCTCTCCACCGCCGCGCAGATCTACTTCCTGCTGTCCGGACAGTCCGAGAAGGTCTCCCGCGCCCGTCTCGTCCGCGACGGCGTGCTCGCCCTCGCCGCCTTCGGCTTCTCCCTCTGGCTCGTCGCCGGCTCCGGCTACGCGGCCGTCTACCAGGGCGTTCTCTTCCTCTTCGCGGGCGTGCTGGTGTACGCGGCGATGGCGGCCCGCAAGGGACGCGCGGCGGCGACCGCCGGCTGA
- a CDS encoding phage holin family protein, with amino-acid sequence MAERRGRIPARWRSAGRTLLRVITVWAVSTLTLLALAGLLPDFQLQSPDGDSVTRTAVTAAWGAGAFGLLGALVWPLIVRALLLVPALVLGLLVFFLNGSLMLVALWLIPDGRGAAAPETAVVVAAVMSAVASATSTALAVRDDDAYRRRLYRLADRTRPRTARTGTGSAPGTEPVPGTVFLQLDGVGHRVLCDAVAAGRMPTVAAWLATSHALTSWRTDWSSQTGASQLGILHGSNEDVPAFRWYEKDTGRLMVSNRPASAVELQRRAVERTGDGGLLTLDGASRGNLFSGGADQLALVLSMAARRGRRNRSRSGYFAYFSDPANAVRTAGSFIAEVFREMIQSTGARLRRESPRVSRGGLYPFVRAFATVVERDVVVSAVMGDVLAGRTAVYADLVAYDEVAHHSGPQGRDTDQVLERLDRAIALIAGVAEHAPRPYRIVLLSDHGQSPGETFESAYGLSLRDLVRVGCGLPVPRRVRRTPWGHPRTESGGAASEGRDAARDALRSALHRPLDDQGAHGDETEAEAAAVAAARAPQPLVLASGNLGLVSFPGVPHRMTREEIDRLHPALLRTLAQHPGIGFLLVASEEHGSVVLARDGVEVPVAELTDRAGAPGDTGRVGARGHGDDGPLAVFGPGAAEAVRRTDGFPHVADIMINSMYDPETGAVHAFEEQIGSHGGLGGEQARPFLMWPRELTAPPEDLAGAEQVHQVLRGWLRESQGPQVPLEISPPNGRTEAFLPVDGPAVRDKNG; translated from the coding sequence GTGGCTGAACGGCGAGGGCGCATCCCCGCCCGCTGGCGGAGTGCGGGCCGCACCCTGCTGCGGGTGATCACGGTGTGGGCGGTCTCCACCCTCACCCTGCTCGCCCTGGCCGGACTCCTCCCCGACTTCCAGCTCCAGTCCCCGGACGGCGACAGCGTCACCAGGACCGCCGTCACCGCCGCCTGGGGCGCGGGTGCGTTCGGCCTGCTCGGGGCGCTGGTGTGGCCCCTGATCGTACGGGCGCTGCTGCTCGTACCGGCCCTCGTCCTCGGCCTGTTGGTGTTCTTCCTCAATGGCTCGCTGATGCTCGTCGCGCTCTGGCTGATCCCCGACGGGCGCGGCGCCGCCGCCCCCGAGACCGCCGTCGTGGTCGCCGCCGTGATGTCGGCCGTCGCCTCGGCCACCTCCACCGCGCTCGCCGTCCGCGACGACGACGCCTACCGCCGCCGCCTCTACCGTCTCGCCGACCGCACGCGCCCCCGGACCGCCCGCACCGGCACCGGGTCCGCCCCCGGCACCGAACCCGTCCCCGGCACCGTCTTCCTCCAACTCGACGGCGTCGGCCACCGGGTGCTGTGCGACGCCGTCGCCGCCGGCCGCATGCCCACCGTCGCCGCATGGCTCGCCACCAGCCACGCCCTCACCTCCTGGCGCACGGACTGGTCGAGCCAGACCGGCGCCAGCCAACTCGGCATCCTGCACGGCTCCAACGAGGACGTGCCCGCCTTCCGCTGGTACGAGAAGGACACCGGCCGGCTCATGGTCTCCAACCGGCCCGCGAGCGCCGTCGAGCTCCAGCGCCGTGCCGTCGAGCGCACCGGCGACGGCGGGCTGCTCACCCTCGACGGCGCCTCCCGCGGCAACCTGTTCAGCGGCGGCGCCGACCAGCTCGCCCTCGTCCTGTCGATGGCCGCCCGCCGGGGGCGGCGCAACCGCTCGCGCTCGGGCTACTTCGCGTACTTCTCCGACCCCGCCAACGCCGTCCGCACCGCGGGTTCCTTCATCGCCGAGGTCTTCCGCGAGATGATCCAGTCGACCGGGGCCCGGCTGCGCCGCGAGTCCCCGCGGGTCTCGCGCGGCGGCCTCTACCCCTTCGTGCGGGCCTTCGCCACCGTCGTCGAACGGGACGTGGTCGTCTCCGCCGTGATGGGCGACGTCCTCGCCGGACGGACCGCCGTCTACGCCGACCTGGTCGCCTACGACGAGGTCGCCCACCACTCGGGTCCGCAGGGCCGCGACACCGACCAGGTCCTGGAACGGCTCGACCGGGCGATCGCGCTGATCGCCGGGGTCGCCGAGCACGCGCCCCGCCCGTACCGGATCGTGCTGCTCTCCGACCACGGGCAGAGCCCGGGGGAGACCTTCGAGTCCGCGTACGGCCTCAGCCTGCGCGACCTCGTCCGGGTCGGCTGCGGCCTTCCGGTGCCGCGCCGTGTGCGGCGCACGCCCTGGGGGCACCCGCGGACGGAGTCCGGGGGAGCGGCCTCGGAGGGCAGGGACGCCGCCCGTGACGCGCTCCGCAGCGCGCTGCACCGGCCCCTCGACGACCAGGGCGCGCACGGCGACGAGACCGAGGCCGAGGCGGCGGCCGTGGCCGCCGCCCGCGCGCCGCAGCCGCTCGTGCTCGCCTCGGGCAACCTCGGTCTCGTCTCCTTCCCCGGCGTGCCGCACCGGATGACCCGCGAGGAGATCGACCGGCTCCACCCGGCCCTCCTCCGCACCCTCGCCCAGCACCCGGGCATCGGCTTCCTGCTCGTCGCGAGCGAGGAACACGGCTCGGTGGTGCTCGCCCGCGACGGCGTCGAGGTGCCGGTCGCGGAACTCACCGACCGCGCCGGAGCGCCGGGCGACACGGGCCGGGTCGGAGCGCGCGGCCACGGGGACGACGGGCCGCTCGCCGTCTTCGGGCCCGGCGCGGCCGAGGCGGTGCGGCGCACCGACGGCTTCCCGCACGTCGCCGACATCATGATCAACTCGATGTACGACCCCGAGACCGGTGCCGTCCACGCGTTCGAGGAGCAGATCGGCTCGCACGGCGGGCTCGGCGGCGAGCAGGCGCGTCCGTTCCTGATGTGGCCGCGCGAGCTGACGGCACCGCCCGAGGACCTGGCGGGCGCCGAACAGGTGCACCAGGTGCTGCGCGGCTGGCTGCGGGAGAGCCAGGGGCCTCAGGTGCCCCTGGAGATTTCCCCGCCGAACGGCCGCACGGAAGCATTTCTTCCGGTTGACGGGCCCGCCGTGCGGGACAAAAACGGGTGA
- a CDS encoding recombinase family protein: MDDVRVAAIASLTPLEELDDDPFLVDTRRQHAMCVRWARGKGYVVTRQLSCYGIRPDHQALWADVDEGAVDLFVAPNERVLARALTDVRAFFAECERRGVRLETAGLDEPAYDAPMKAVVHRRLSMPTAGYDGS; this comes from the coding sequence ATGGACGACGTTCGGGTGGCGGCGATCGCCAGCCTCACCCCGCTCGAAGAGCTCGACGACGACCCCTTCCTGGTCGACACCCGCCGCCAGCACGCCATGTGCGTCCGCTGGGCCCGTGGCAAGGGGTACGTGGTGACGAGGCAGCTGTCCTGCTACGGCATCAGGCCGGACCACCAGGCGCTGTGGGCGGACGTCGACGAAGGCGCGGTGGACCTCTTCGTGGCCCCGAACGAACGCGTGCTCGCCCGGGCGTTGACGGACGTGCGCGCGTTCTTCGCCGAATGCGAGCGGCGCGGAGTGCGGCTCGAGACCGCGGGGCTCGACGAACCCGCGTACGACGCTCCGATGAAGGCCGTGGTGCACCGCAGGCTCTCCATGCCCACCGCGGGGTACGACGGCTCCTGA
- a CDS encoding MBL fold metallo-hydrolase — protein MEVTWWGHATCTVEDSGVRFLTDPLFARRLAHLRRRRGAPPPAEAARAEAVLVSHLHADHLHLPSLARLAPGTRLFLPSGAPRAVPALRRLADRGLRLTELAPGDEVSVEGVTVRAVPARHDGRRLPVGPHRCPALGYVVEGEARTYFAGDTGLFDGMAEAVGPVDVALLPVGGWGPFLGHGHLDAGRAAEALAALSPAAAVPVHYGTYWPIGMDAVRPHEFHSPGDEFVRHASRLAPKVAVHLLAHGERVRPEVAR, from the coding sequence GTGGAAGTCACCTGGTGGGGTCATGCCACCTGCACGGTCGAGGACTCCGGGGTCCGTTTCCTGACCGACCCGCTGTTCGCGCGCCGGCTCGCCCATCTGCGCCGCCGGCGGGGCGCGCCGCCGCCCGCGGAGGCGGCCCGCGCCGAGGCGGTCCTCGTCTCGCACCTGCACGCCGACCACCTGCACCTTCCTTCCCTGGCCCGGCTCGCCCCGGGCACCCGCCTGTTCCTGCCGTCCGGCGCTCCGCGTGCCGTACCGGCCCTGCGCCGGCTCGCCGACCGGGGGCTGCGGCTCACCGAGCTGGCGCCCGGCGACGAGGTGTCCGTCGAGGGCGTGACGGTACGAGCCGTCCCGGCCCGGCACGACGGGCGGCGGCTCCCGGTGGGTCCGCACCGGTGTCCCGCGCTCGGTTACGTGGTGGAGGGCGAGGCCCGCACCTACTTCGCCGGGGACACCGGCCTGTTCGACGGCATGGCGGAGGCGGTCGGCCCGGTCGACGTGGCGCTGCTCCCGGTGGGCGGCTGGGGCCCCTTCCTGGGCCACGGCCACCTGGACGCGGGGCGGGCGGCCGAGGCGCTGGCCGCGCTGTCGCCGGCCGCCGCGGTGCCGGTGCACTACGGCACGTACTGGCCGATCGGCATGGACGCGGTCCGCCCGCACGAGTTCCACTCCCCCGGGGACGAGTTCGTCCGGCACGCCTCCCGGCTCGCGCCGAAGGTGGCCGTCCATCTGCTCGCGCACGGCGAACGGGTCCGGCCGGAGGTGGCGCGATGA
- a CDS encoding DedA family protein → MIDRLLAAVRELPPESTQQAVGYPSLFVLVALGALVPVVPTGAIVSSAAVVAFHQTSPFALLFVFLAASSGAFLGDLALYWLGRRGVRSRNGSRGLAALRGRAAPEHLARAQERLESHRVSVLVLSRLVPAGRIPVMLACLLAGMPLRRFARGDLPACLAWAATYQLIGILGGSLFPEPWQGVVAAVLLTVLVSGVPSLWRRLRGPRPGPSAPSGGEHA, encoded by the coding sequence GTGATCGACCGGCTCCTGGCAGCGGTGCGGGAGCTGCCGCCGGAGTCGACGCAGCAGGCCGTCGGCTACCCGTCCCTGTTCGTGCTGGTGGCGCTCGGCGCGCTGGTGCCCGTCGTGCCGACCGGCGCGATCGTGAGTTCCGCCGCGGTGGTGGCCTTCCACCAGACGTCGCCGTTCGCGCTGCTCTTCGTCTTCCTGGCGGCGTCGTCCGGCGCGTTCCTGGGTGACCTGGCGCTCTACTGGCTGGGCCGGCGGGGCGTCAGGTCCCGCAACGGCTCGCGCGGACTGGCGGCGCTGCGCGGCCGGGCCGCTCCCGAGCACCTCGCCCGCGCGCAGGAGCGGCTCGAGAGCCACCGGGTGTCGGTGCTGGTGCTGTCGCGCCTCGTGCCGGCGGGACGGATCCCGGTGATGCTGGCCTGCCTGCTGGCCGGGATGCCGCTGCGGCGCTTCGCGCGCGGCGATCTGCCCGCGTGCCTGGCGTGGGCGGCGACGTACCAGCTCATCGGCATCCTCGGCGGCTCGCTCTTCCCGGAGCCGTGGCAGGGCGTGGTGGCGGCGGTGCTGCTCACCGTCCTGGTCAGCGGCGTGCCGTCGCTGTGGCGGCGGCTGCGCGGCCCCCGCCCGGGCCCGTCGGCGCCGTCAGGGGGCGAGCACGCGTGA
- a CDS encoding MBL fold metallo-hydrolase has translation MTEQTAQPPRAPHSARTPHAPHPAPPLQPLGRLRHDWPRSFADRLTAPLPGVRAMARLAREGAVRPGPEGLRDIPSLPFAPGPLPEAGPDTLAVTWAGHASWVLRIGGLTVLTDPVWSRRILGTPARITPVGVRWEDLPRIDAVVISHNHFDHLDAPTLRRLPRHTPVFVPAGLGRWFTRRRFTRVTELDWWEACQLGDVRFEFVPAHHWSKRTLFDTCRSLWGGWVLTDRAGRRTYFAGDTGYGHWFGEIGRRHPGIDLALLPIGAYDPRWWLSDVHIDPEEAVRAFQDLGARRMAPMHWATFVLSSEPVLEPLTRVRAAWETAGLPREDLWDLPVGASRVLVP, from the coding sequence ATGACGGAACAGACGGCACAGCCGCCCCGGGCCCCACACTCCGCCCGCACGCCCCACGCCCCGCACCCCGCGCCCCCGCTCCAGCCCCTCGGCCGGCTGCGCCACGACTGGCCGCGCAGCTTCGCCGACCGGCTGACCGCGCCGCTGCCCGGCGTCCGCGCCATGGCCCGGCTCGCCCGGGAGGGCGCCGTGCGCCCCGGTCCGGAAGGGCTGAGGGACATCCCGTCGCTGCCGTTCGCCCCCGGTCCGCTGCCCGAGGCGGGGCCCGACACCCTCGCGGTCACCTGGGCCGGACACGCCAGCTGGGTGCTGCGGATCGGCGGGCTCACCGTCCTCACCGACCCCGTCTGGTCCCGTCGCATCCTCGGCACCCCGGCCCGGATCACCCCCGTCGGCGTCCGCTGGGAGGACCTGCCCCGGATCGACGCCGTCGTCATCAGCCACAACCACTTCGACCACCTCGACGCCCCCACCCTCAGGCGCCTGCCCCGCCACACCCCCGTCTTCGTCCCGGCCGGGCTCGGCCGCTGGTTCACCCGCCGCCGCTTCACCCGCGTCACCGAGCTCGACTGGTGGGAGGCGTGCCAACTCGGCGACGTGCGCTTCGAGTTCGTTCCCGCCCATCACTGGTCCAAGCGCACCCTGTTCGACACCTGCCGCTCCCTGTGGGGCGGCTGGGTGCTCACCGACCGCGCCGGGCGCCGGACGTACTTCGCCGGCGACACCGGCTACGGCCACTGGTTCGGCGAGATCGGCCGCCGCCACCCCGGCATCGATCTGGCCCTGCTCCCCATCGGTGCCTACGACCCCCGCTGGTGGCTCAGCGACGTCCACATCGACCCCGAGGAAGCCGTCCGGGCCTTCCAGGACCTCGGGGCACGCCGGATGGCCCCCATGCACTGGGCCACCTTCGTGCTGTCCTCCGAGCCCGTCCTCGAACCACTCACCCGTGTCCGGGCCGCCTGGGAGACGGCCGGGCTGCCCCGCGAGGACCTGTGGGACCTCCCGGTCGGCGCCTCACGGGTGCTCGTCCCCTGA
- a CDS encoding aminotransferase class I/II-fold pyridoxal phosphate-dependent enzyme: MRRDVRRTAPEGRGPVRYGPPAPEPGLPVLPGLTALVAAAADRPAPEPPGGGPVLREAAAGYWWRRGLRTHAEDVVAAPGAPPLLLALIAAHGGDLLLPRPSPAWWSPQARLLGRPAYHVPTPAECGGVPDPFALLETVRRVRAEGGDPRLLLLSVADDPTATVAPPELVREACEAAVAEGLHIISDETWRDTLHRPEETVLLSPAEMCPDDVTVLTDLSGALVPAAWPCAVARFPPTAAARPGGHGDRRPRTLDVLTALGALVPGPFAPAAAHALDEPEDVTVRARLTAHLHGRVAAAVHHAVLAVGALARPPEAGRHLYADLGPLRAGLAARGVTDSLELENHLTERLGTPVPGGHRFGDELGALRVRFDTAAFLGPTEEERIMALTASRPEELPHVSDALSSFGAALDELAR, encoded by the coding sequence ATGCGGCGGGACGTGCGGCGGACGGCCCCTGAGGGCCGCGGCCCGGTGCGCTACGGGCCGCCTGCGCCGGAGCCCGGCCTTCCCGTGCTGCCCGGACTGACCGCCCTCGTCGCCGCCGCGGCCGACCGGCCCGCCCCCGAGCCCCCCGGCGGCGGACCCGTCCTGCGCGAGGCCGCCGCCGGCTACTGGTGGCGGCGCGGACTGCGCACCCATGCCGAGGACGTCGTCGCCGCCCCCGGCGCCCCGCCGCTGCTGCTCGCCCTCATCGCCGCGCACGGCGGCGACCTCCTGCTGCCCCGTCCCAGCCCCGCCTGGTGGAGCCCGCAGGCCCGGCTCCTGGGCCGCCCCGCCTACCACGTGCCCACGCCCGCCGAGTGCGGCGGCGTACCCGACCCGTTCGCCCTCCTCGAGACGGTCCGCCGGGTCCGCGCCGAAGGCGGCGACCCCCGCCTGCTGCTGCTGTCCGTCGCCGACGACCCCACCGCCACCGTCGCTCCGCCCGAACTCGTCCGCGAGGCGTGCGAGGCCGCCGTCGCCGAGGGCCTGCACATCATCAGCGACGAGACGTGGCGCGACACCCTGCACCGTCCCGAGGAGACGGTGCTGCTCAGCCCCGCCGAGATGTGCCCGGACGACGTCACCGTCCTCACCGACCTGTCCGGCGCCCTCGTCCCCGCCGCCTGGCCCTGCGCCGTCGCGCGCTTCCCGCCCACCGCCGCCGCCCGCCCCGGAGGCCACGGCGACCGCCGGCCCCGCACCCTCGACGTCCTCACGGCGCTCGGCGCCCTCGTGCCCGGTCCCTTCGCCCCCGCCGCCGCCCACGCACTCGACGAACCCGAGGACGTCACCGTACGGGCCCGGCTCACCGCCCACCTGCACGGGCGGGTGGCCGCCGCCGTCCACCACGCGGTGCTCGCGGTCGGCGCCCTCGCCCGGCCCCCGGAGGCCGGCCGCCACCTCTACGCCGACCTCGGTCCGCTGCGCGCCGGGCTCGCCGCCCGCGGCGTCACCGACTCCCTGGAACTGGAGAACCACCTCACCGAACGGCTCGGCACCCCGGTCCCCGGCGGCCACCGCTTCGGTGACGAACTGGGCGCACTGCGCGTCCGTTTCGACACCGCGGCCTTCCTGGGCCCCACCGAGGAAGAGAGGATCATGGCCCTCACGGCATCGCGCCCCGAGGAACTGCCCCACGTGAGCGACGCGTTGAGCTCCTTCGGAGCCGCCCTCGACGAGCTGGCCCGGTGA
- a CDS encoding GNAT family N-acetyltransferase, which produces MNAPEAHRIAAVPLRGARLDLEPLRLDHAAELAQALADHALHAFIGGTPLPEPELSARYRRLLAGSPDPGTSWCNWTLRLRAGADGSAGTVGVGGTAGPVAGTAGTTTGARGATGTTGATTGARGATGTTTGARGTTGTTGTATAVTTTGPAVGTVQATVTSDGAEVAWVVGTPWQGHGLAREAAVVLTDWLRERGVPRLVAHVHPEHHASAAVATAAGLAPTEVFHERERRWEWRR; this is translated from the coding sequence ATGAACGCACCCGAGGCGCACCGGATCGCCGCCGTCCCGCTGCGCGGCGCCCGCCTGGACCTGGAGCCGCTGCGGCTCGACCACGCCGCCGAGCTGGCCCAGGCCCTCGCCGACCACGCCCTGCACGCCTTCATCGGTGGCACTCCGCTCCCCGAACCCGAGCTCAGCGCCCGCTACCGGCGGCTTCTCGCCGGCTCCCCGGACCCGGGGACGTCCTGGTGCAACTGGACACTGCGGCTGCGCGCCGGGGCCGACGGGTCGGCAGGGACGGTCGGGGTGGGCGGGACGGCCGGACCGGTGGCGGGGACGGCAGGGACGACGACGGGGGCACGGGGGGCGACGGGAACGACCGGGGCGACGACGGGGGCACGGGGGGCGACCGGGACGACGACGGGGGCACGGGGGACGACGGGAACGACCGGGACGGCGACGGCGGTAACCACGACCGGGCCGGCGGTGGGGACGGTGCAGGCAACGGTGACGTCCGACGGGGCCGAGGTCGCCTGGGTGGTGGGCACGCCCTGGCAGGGGCACGGACTCGCCCGCGAGGCGGCGGTGGTGCTGACCGATTGGCTGCGCGAGCGGGGAGTGCCGCGGCTCGTGGCGCATGTGCATCCGGAGCACCACGCCTCGGCGGCGGTGGCGACGGCGGCGGGGCTGGCGCCGACGGAGGTGTTCCACGAGAGGGAACGACGGTGGGAGTGGCGTCGGTAG